In Harpia harpyja isolate bHarHar1 chromosome 18, bHarHar1 primary haplotype, whole genome shotgun sequence, a single genomic region encodes these proteins:
- the LOC128154026 gene encoding type-1 angiotensin II receptor-like, with amino-acid sequence MQKTIPGCFFQKMYASLTGISMERDHMKDLRRYLVLKYIQYLVLSSSNAISTFLGLLGSLYTIIILQSAKVSSKSTVVLISSLAKADILVSVSIVSEMVVRTFEVSISSTAFTSALLQNLLTANAHVSCLLLSCVAVEAYLITFFPTDSRHLRTVKNARLTSRIIWILVTAECALFQTDVLLKASSTSAPTRSACVLLFHFSSTAAALLRSLSYFLGILLRIANVYIYYKIFFSMSNRSTLKTK; translated from the coding sequence GTATGCTTCCCTAACTGGCATTTCTATGGAGAGAGACCACATGAAAGATCTTAGAAGATACCTGGTACTTAAATATATCCAATACCTTGTCCTGTCTTCTTCAAATGCCATCAGCACTTTTCTGGGCTTGCTGGGCAGTTTGTACACGATAATCATCCTGCAGTCTGCAAAGGTTTCATCCAAGTCCACTGTGGTTCTCATTTCGAGCCTAGCAAAGGCAGACATCCTGGTTTCTGTTAGCATTGTTTCTGAGATGGTTGTTCGGACCTTTGAAGTTAGTATCTCATCTACAGCGTTCacatcagctctgctgcagaacCTCCTTACTGCAAACGCACACGTcagctgcttgctgctgagcTGCGTTGCCGTCGAGGCTTACTTGATAACCTTCTTCCCCACAGACTCTCGCCATTTACGGACGGTGAAAAATGCCAGACTGACATCCAGGATCATCTGGATCCTGGTGACTGCAGAGTGCGCCCTGTTCCAGACGGATGTCCTCCTGAAGGCCAGCAGCACTTCTGCTCCCACCCGCAGCGCttgtgttttgttgtttcatttctccagcacggctgcagcccttctcagGTCCCTCAGTTACTTCCTGGGGATTCTTTTAAGGATTGCCAATGTATACAtctactacaaaatattttttagcatGTCTAACAGATCTACGCTAAAAACGAAGTAG